The following proteins are co-located in the Massilia litorea genome:
- the coxB gene encoding cytochrome c oxidase subunit II has protein sequence MTYAKRLHALVLGLAVWTSIPALAAPEITGRPVEHQLNMQTPVTGIGADIYSLHNWMMLVCLIIFLGVFGVMFYSVFKHRKSLGHKPATFHESTAVEIAWTIVPFLIVIGMALPATKTVVALKDTSNADLTIKATGMQWKWGYDYLKGEGEGISFLSNLSTPRSQIGEPGVAPTEARGENYLLEVDREVVVPVGKKVRMVLTANDVIHAWTIPAFAIKQDAIPGFVRDAWFKADKVGVYRGNCVELCGKDHAFMPIVVRVVSAEDYTAWVAGEKKKMAALADDPTKVWTIDELKTKGEAVYAANCVACHQANGKGIPNTFAPLDGSPVVNGPRAHQVDVLLHGQDTPAYAAAMPAWKQLSDSDIAAVITYTRNSWSNKAAENIVQPAEVLAARSK, from the coding sequence ATGACATATGCAAAGCGACTTCACGCCTTGGTGCTCGGTCTCGCAGTATGGACCAGTATCCCGGCACTGGCGGCCCCGGAAATCACGGGGCGGCCGGTGGAACACCAGTTGAACATGCAAACTCCGGTGACTGGGATCGGCGCTGACATCTACAGCTTGCACAACTGGATGATGCTGGTCTGCCTCATCATCTTCCTCGGCGTCTTCGGCGTCATGTTCTACTCGGTGTTCAAGCACCGCAAATCCCTCGGCCACAAACCGGCCACCTTCCACGAATCGACCGCCGTCGAAATCGCCTGGACCATCGTTCCCTTCCTGATCGTCATCGGCATGGCCCTGCCTGCCACCAAGACGGTCGTCGCCCTGAAGGACACCTCGAATGCCGATTTGACCATCAAGGCCACCGGCATGCAGTGGAAATGGGGCTACGACTACCTGAAGGGCGAAGGCGAGGGCATCAGCTTCCTGTCGAACCTGTCGACCCCGCGCAGCCAGATCGGCGAGCCGGGCGTGGCGCCGACCGAAGCACGCGGCGAAAACTACCTGCTCGAAGTCGACAGGGAAGTGGTGGTCCCGGTCGGCAAGAAGGTCCGCATGGTCCTGACCGCCAACGACGTGATCCACGCCTGGACGATTCCGGCGTTTGCCATCAAGCAGGATGCGATTCCCGGTTTCGTGCGCGACGCCTGGTTCAAGGCCGACAAGGTCGGCGTCTACCGCGGCAACTGCGTCGAGCTGTGCGGCAAGGACCACGCCTTCATGCCGATCGTGGTGCGCGTCGTCTCCGCCGAGGATTACACTGCCTGGGTCGCGGGCGAGAAAAAGAAAATGGCCGCGCTGGCCGACGATCCGACCAAGGTCTGGACCATCGACGAACTGAAAACCAAGGGTGAAGCCGTCTACGCCGCCAACTGCGTGGCTTGCCACCAGGCCAACGGCAAGGGCATCCCGAACACCTTCGCGCCGCTCGACGGTTCGCCGGTCGTGAACGGCCCCAGGGCGCACCAGGTCGACGTGCTGCTGCATGGCCAGGATACGCCGGCCTATGCGGCGGCCATGCCGGCCTGGAAGCAGCTGTCGGATTCGGACATTGCGGCGGTGATTACCTATACCCGCAATTCCTGGTCGAACAAGGCCGCCGAAAACATCGTCCAACCGGCCGAAGTGCTGGCTGCACGCAGCAAGTAA
- a CDS encoding methyltransferase domain-containing protein encodes MSAPIDQSRVRALFAEPQRVAAADFLRREIAARMHERLSLVKIVPQRVLDAGCGTGPDLGTLQKTYPAAQIIGMDASSAMLAEAKAPAPALRSLNQMLSRLMPAKAGVDLLCGDFGILPFGPNSLDLVWSNLALHWHPQPDRVFAEWRRVLRVDGLLMFSNFGPDTFKELRAAFAELDESPHTLPFVDMHDFGDQLVEAGFSTPVMDAERITVTYGTVEALLADVRAIGGNPLATRRRGLVGRAAWQRMVDALEAQRGADGKIGLSFEVIYGHAFRPVPKTTAAGEAIVQFRPRKP; translated from the coding sequence ATGAGCGCACCGATTGACCAGTCGCGTGTGCGTGCACTGTTCGCGGAACCGCAGCGCGTGGCCGCTGCCGACTTCCTGCGCCGCGAGATCGCCGCGCGCATGCACGAGCGGCTGAGCCTGGTAAAGATCGTGCCGCAGCGCGTGCTCGACGCCGGCTGCGGCACCGGGCCCGATCTCGGCACCCTGCAAAAAACCTATCCGGCGGCCCAGATCATCGGCATGGATGCCTCGAGCGCCATGCTGGCCGAGGCTAAAGCGCCGGCGCCGGCGCTGCGCTCGCTGAACCAGATGCTCAGCCGCCTGATGCCGGCCAAGGCCGGCGTCGATCTTCTTTGCGGCGACTTTGGAATCCTGCCATTCGGTCCGAACTCGCTCGACCTGGTGTGGTCGAACCTGGCGCTGCACTGGCATCCGCAGCCCGACCGCGTGTTCGCCGAGTGGCGCCGCGTGCTGCGCGTCGATGGTTTATTGATGTTCTCGAATTTCGGTCCCGACACCTTCAAGGAACTGCGCGCCGCCTTTGCCGAGCTCGACGAATCGCCGCATACCTTGCCCTTCGTCGACATGCACGATTTCGGCGATCAACTGGTGGAAGCCGGCTTCTCGACGCCGGTGATGGATGCCGAGCGCATCACCGTCACCTATGGCACGGTCGAGGCGCTGCTGGCGGATGTGCGGGCGATCGGCGGCAACCCGCTGGCGACGCGCCGGCGCGGGCTGGTCGGGCGCGCGGCCTGGCAGCGCATGGTGGATGCACTGGAAGCGCAGCGTGGGGCGGACGGCAAGATTGGCTTGAGTTTCGAGGTGATTTATGGCCACGCGTTCCGGCCCGTGCCGAAGACGACGGCGGCGGGGGAGGCGATCGTGCAATTCCGGCCGCGCAAGCCGTGA
- a CDS encoding ComF family protein: protein MGERIEPLLLRWPRALAGRLLPMLLPSSCALCGEQAPGAVCASCTLSYAAPGGPRCPCCANPLGPTELPGQACGACLADEPAHDATVVAVDYAAPLDGLVLGLKFGARLPLAPWCAGLLRDAVLARPGLPLPDLLCPVPLGPRRLRERGFNQALEIARPLASALGVGLQPRLATRAVETAAQSGVRPRERAANIRGAFEIAPDMAERIQGRHVGVVDDVMTSGHTLNELAATLKAAGALRVTNLVFARTPPH from the coding sequence ATGGGTGAGCGCATCGAACCGTTGTTGCTGCGCTGGCCGCGCGCCCTGGCCGGCCGGCTGCTGCCCATGCTGTTGCCAAGTTCGTGCGCCCTGTGCGGCGAGCAGGCGCCGGGTGCCGTCTGCGCGTCCTGCACGCTGAGTTACGCGGCGCCTGGCGGACCGCGCTGTCCCTGCTGCGCCAACCCGCTTGGCCCAACAGAACTGCCCGGGCAAGCCTGCGGCGCCTGCCTTGCCGACGAACCGGCTCATGATGCCACGGTCGTCGCCGTCGATTACGCGGCGCCGCTCGACGGCCTGGTGCTCGGCCTGAAATTCGGCGCCCGGCTGCCGCTGGCGCCCTGGTGCGCGGGCCTGCTGCGGGACGCGGTGCTGGCGCGGCCCGGCTTGCCCCTGCCCGATCTGCTGTGCCCGGTCCCGCTGGGGCCGCGCCGCTTGCGGGAGCGCGGCTTCAACCAGGCGCTCGAGATCGCCCGGCCGCTGGCGAGTGCGCTCGGTGTCGGGCTGCAGCCGCGCCTGGCAACGCGTGCCGTCGAGACGGCCGCGCAGTCGGGCGTGAGGCCGCGCGAACGGGCGGCCAACATCCGCGGCGCCTTCGAGATCGCGCCGGACATGGCAGAGAGAATACAGGGCCGCCACGTCGGCGTCGTCGACGACGTCATGACGAGCGGCCACACATTGAACGAACTGGCCGCCACCCTGAAGGCGGCCGGCGCGCTGCGGGTGACGAACCTGGTGTTCGCCCGCACGCCACCCCATTGA
- the trmL gene encoding tRNA (uridine(34)/cytosine(34)/5-carboxymethylaminomethyluridine(34)-2'-O)-methyltransferase TrmL, with protein sequence MFHVVLFEPEIPPNTGNVIRLCANTGVQLHLIEPLGFPLDDAKMRRAGLDYHDYATMKVHKNWEAFLADTQPDPSRMFALTTHGSSPFADAAFKPGDVFVFGPESRGLAPAFRESFPASQRIRLPMMPDNRSLNLSNTVAVVVYEAWRQNGYAGGV encoded by the coding sequence TTGTTTCACGTAGTCCTGTTTGAACCGGAAATCCCGCCCAACACGGGCAACGTCATCCGCCTGTGCGCCAACACCGGCGTCCAGTTGCACCTGATCGAACCGCTCGGTTTCCCCCTCGACGACGCCAAGATGCGCCGCGCCGGGCTCGATTACCACGACTACGCGACGATGAAGGTGCACAAGAACTGGGAAGCCTTCCTGGCGGACACCCAGCCCGACCCGAGCCGCATGTTCGCGCTGACGACCCACGGTTCCTCCCCCTTCGCCGACGCCGCATTCAAACCGGGCGACGTGTTCGTCTTCGGACCCGAATCGCGCGGCCTCGCACCTGCCTTCCGCGAAAGCTTTCCGGCATCCCAACGCATCCGCCTGCCGATGATGCCGGACAACCGCAGCCTGAACCTGTCGAACACGGTGGCGGTCGTGGTCTACGAGGCCTGGCGCCAGAACGGTTACGCCGGCGGCGTCTGA
- a CDS encoding alpha/beta hydrolase gives MTNRRTVLQAAAALAALAACARAGAQSALAAAPLAIGDTFMLPSSVLGENRRINVYNAPAANGAPLPVLYMPDGGLEEDFLHIAGLLQISVASGTMRPFMLVGIENTQRRRDLTGPSDDPEDRKIAPVIGRSEAFRAFIRTELMPAISGRYRTTGETAIVGESLAGLFVMETYFVAPEMFDTYIAVDPSLWWNREGLLAKGAAQLRTRRHGNKTLFVAASGEPGMPALAGRLKQVFDTAAAPGLRFELAAFPEENHRTVYHPAALRAFRTAFRKPAEQRGPG, from the coding sequence TTGACCAACCGCCGAACCGTGTTACAGGCCGCCGCCGCGCTGGCCGCCCTCGCCGCCTGCGCACGCGCCGGTGCCCAGTCGGCGCTTGCCGCGGCGCCGCTGGCGATCGGCGACACCTTCATGCTGCCCTCCAGCGTGCTCGGTGAGAACCGCCGCATCAATGTTTATAACGCGCCGGCCGCAAACGGCGCGCCCCTGCCCGTCCTGTACATGCCTGACGGCGGCCTGGAAGAGGATTTCCTGCATATCGCGGGATTGCTGCAGATCTCGGTCGCGAGCGGCACCATGCGCCCGTTCATGCTCGTCGGTATCGAAAACACGCAGCGCCGCCGCGACCTGACGGGCCCCAGCGACGATCCGGAAGACCGCAAGATCGCGCCCGTGATCGGGCGCTCGGAAGCGTTTCGCGCTTTCATCCGCACCGAGCTGATGCCGGCGATTAGCGGGCGTTACCGGACCACGGGCGAAACGGCCATCGTCGGCGAATCGCTGGCCGGCCTGTTCGTGATGGAAACGTATTTTGTCGCCCCGGAGATGTTCGACACCTATATCGCCGTCGATCCGAGCCTGTGGTGGAATCGCGAAGGCTTGCTGGCGAAGGGGGCGGCGCAGCTGCGCACGCGGCGTCATGGGAATAAAACGCTGTTCGTCGCCGCCAGCGGCGAACCGGGTATGCCGGCGCTCGCTGGCCGGCTCAAGCAAGTGTTCGACACGGCCGCAGCACCCGGTCTGCGCTTCGAACTGGCGGCCTTCCCCGAAGAAAACCACCGTACGGTCTACCATCCGGCTGCGCTGCGCGCATTCCGGACGGCTTTCCGCAAGCCCGCCGAACAGCGCGGGCCAGGATAG
- a CDS encoding catalase produces MTTRNNKSGATDGAGSVLSTVAGPSTSTPPSSLGSSDPVPERLLEKTSAEKDLAAAMPFNPNKPAEYGDASGTPPEGDHHQPSTPAATGSTSSEIMMSEKVGNGQPPVGQNPTVAPLDRVRVDPSDRHLTTNQGVPVADNQHSLKIGLRGPTAMEDFILREKITHFDHERIPERVVHARGSAAHGYFESYGDFSELTRAVPFAAKGKRTPVFVRFSTVAGERGSTDTARDVRGFAVKFYTEQGNWDLVGNNIPVFFIQDAMKFPDLVHAAKPEPHHAMPQAATAHDTFWDFASLSPEIAHMLMWVMSDRAIPRSYRTMQGFGVHTFRLINAQGESRFVKFHWTPLQGTHSLVWDEAVRISGADSDFHRRDLWEAIEGGNFPEWELGLQIFTEEQAASFPFDILDATKLVPEELVPITPVGRMVLDRNPDNFFAETEQVAFCTAHIVPGIDFSNDPLLQGRNHSYLDTQISRLGGANFHEIPINSPIVQIQNNQRDGMHRQAINRGRVNYEPNSLGGGCPFQAGKAGFTSFPERFTTEDKVRGNPALFAEHYGQARLFYQSQSAAEQTHIANAFRFELTRVQTPAVRERMLALLANVDDGLVAKVAEGLGMDVPAPLPMASPDPVPVYDPSPALSLLSRPGETGIRTRRVAILVANGVDGKQVRKLYADLLKDGAVPRLVGNMLGKVKASAGDPLDVEISLEAGPSVMYDAVIVPDGDKSAELLARNAHAIDFLREQYRHCKPIMVLGSGAALLAKAMIPATLPDGSDDPALLVDAGLDAFKQALASHRSFARETDPPMV; encoded by the coding sequence ATGACCACACGCAATAACAAATCCGGCGCCACCGATGGCGCCGGTTCCGTACTGAGCACCGTCGCCGGGCCATCGACCAGCACGCCGCCATCGAGCCTGGGCAGCAGCGATCCGGTTCCCGAGCGCCTGCTCGAGAAAACCAGCGCCGAAAAGGACCTGGCCGCCGCCATGCCCTTCAATCCGAACAAGCCGGCCGAGTACGGCGATGCGTCGGGCACCCCACCCGAGGGCGACCATCACCAGCCGTCGACGCCGGCCGCGACCGGCAGCACGAGCAGCGAAATCATGATGTCGGAGAAGGTCGGCAACGGCCAGCCGCCGGTCGGCCAGAATCCGACCGTGGCGCCGCTTGACCGCGTGCGTGTGGATCCGAGCGACCGCCACCTGACCACCAACCAGGGCGTGCCGGTGGCGGACAACCAGCATTCGCTCAAGATCGGCCTGCGCGGACCGACCGCGATGGAAGATTTTATTCTGCGCGAAAAGATCACCCATTTCGACCATGAACGCATTCCCGAGCGCGTGGTGCATGCGCGCGGCTCGGCCGCGCACGGCTATTTCGAGTCCTACGGCGACTTCAGCGAACTGACCCGCGCGGTCCCGTTCGCCGCCAAGGGCAAGCGCACCCCGGTCTTCGTGCGCTTCTCGACCGTCGCCGGCGAACGCGGCTCGACCGACACGGCGCGCGACGTGCGCGGCTTCGCGGTCAAGTTTTATACGGAGCAGGGCAACTGGGACCTGGTGGGCAACAACATCCCGGTCTTCTTCATCCAGGATGCGATGAAATTCCCGGACCTGGTGCACGCCGCCAAGCCGGAACCGCACCATGCGATGCCGCAGGCCGCCACGGCCCACGACACCTTCTGGGACTTCGCCTCGCTGTCTCCGGAAATCGCGCACATGCTGATGTGGGTGATGTCCGACCGCGCCATCCCGCGCAGCTACCGCACGATGCAGGGCTTCGGTGTGCACACCTTCCGCCTGATCAACGCGCAGGGCGAGTCGCGCTTCGTGAAATTCCACTGGACCCCGTTACAGGGCACGCACTCGCTGGTCTGGGACGAGGCGGTGCGTATTTCCGGCGCCGATTCCGACTTCCACCGGCGCGACCTGTGGGAAGCGATCGAGGGCGGCAATTTCCCGGAATGGGAACTGGGCCTGCAAATCTTCACCGAAGAGCAGGCCGCATCCTTCCCCTTCGACATCCTCGATGCCACCAAGCTGGTGCCGGAAGAGCTCGTTCCGATCACGCCGGTCGGCCGCATGGTGCTCGACCGTAACCCGGACAACTTCTTTGCCGAGACCGAGCAGGTGGCCTTCTGCACCGCGCACATCGTGCCGGGCATCGATTTTTCCAATGACCCGCTGCTGCAAGGCCGCAACCACTCCTACCTGGACACCCAGATCAGCCGCCTGGGCGGCGCGAATTTCCATGAAATTCCGATCAATTCGCCGATCGTCCAGATCCAGAACAACCAGCGCGACGGCATGCACCGCCAGGCCATCAACCGCGGCCGTGTGAACTACGAGCCGAACTCGCTGGGCGGTGGCTGTCCATTCCAGGCCGGCAAGGCCGGCTTCACCAGCTTCCCGGAACGCTTCACGACCGAAGACAAGGTGCGCGGCAATCCCGCCCTGTTCGCCGAGCACTACGGCCAGGCGCGCCTGTTCTACCAGAGCCAGAGCGCGGCCGAGCAGACCCACATCGCCAACGCCTTCCGCTTCGAGCTGACCCGGGTGCAAACCCCGGCCGTGCGCGAGCGCATGCTGGCTTTGCTGGCGAATGTCGACGACGGCCTGGTGGCCAAGGTGGCCGAAGGCCTGGGGATGGACGTGCCGGCGCCGCTGCCGATGGCCAGCCCGGATCCGGTCCCGGTCTACGATCCATCGCCGGCGCTGTCGCTGCTGAGCCGTCCGGGCGAAACCGGCATCCGCACCCGCCGCGTGGCGATCCTGGTGGCCAATGGCGTGGACGGCAAACAGGTGCGCAAGCTGTATGCGGACTTGCTGAAGGATGGCGCCGTGCCTCGCCTGGTGGGCAACATGCTGGGCAAGGTCAAGGCCAGCGCCGGCGACCCGCTGGATGTCGAGATCTCGCTCGAAGCCGGCCCGTCGGTGATGTACGACGCCGTGATCGTGCCCGATGGCGACAAATCGGCCGAGCTGCTGGCGCGCAACGCCCACGCGATCGACTTCCTGCGCGAGCAGTACCGCCATTGCAAGCCGATCATGGTGCTGGGCAGCGGCGCCGCTTTGCTGGCCAAGGCCATGATTCCGGCGACGCTGCCGGATGGTTCGGACGATCCGGCGCTGCTGGTCGATGCCGGCCTGGATGCCTTCAAGCAGGCGCTGGCCAGCCACCGCTCCTTCGCGCGCGAGACCGATCCGCCGATGGTCTGA
- a CDS encoding diguanylate cyclase → MTPAEPQKVLVADDDPVNRDVLCELLQPEYTVLLAKNGAQAVERATRHVPDLVLLDVMMPDMSGFEVLRRLRATPQTEHVSVIFISGLDRPEDEAAGLKMGASDYIAKPFNATVVLARVALHLQLVRQRRLLEHLAHVDGLTELANRRRFDDVYDLEWQRARRSGRPLSLALLDIDSFKQFNDLYGHPAGDRALRAVARVAGTHMRRPADLAARYGGEELVLLMPETDAVQALQIAQALRQAVAELMIAHAGSAAASCITVSIGGASLDPAQAESSAALFEAADVQLYRAKQGGRNRVMWRGAQEALTDAG, encoded by the coding sequence ATGACGCCAGCCGAACCGCAGAAAGTCCTGGTCGCCGACGACGACCCGGTCAACCGTGACGTGCTGTGCGAGCTGCTCCAGCCCGAGTACACGGTGCTGCTCGCGAAGAACGGCGCCCAGGCCGTCGAGCGCGCGACGCGCCACGTGCCCGACCTGGTCCTGCTCGACGTGATGATGCCGGACATGAGCGGCTTCGAAGTCCTGCGCCGCCTGCGCGCCACGCCCCAGACCGAACACGTCTCGGTCATCTTCATTTCGGGCCTCGACCGTCCGGAAGACGAAGCGGCCGGCCTCAAGATGGGCGCCTCCGACTACATCGCCAAGCCCTTCAATGCGACGGTGGTGCTGGCGCGGGTGGCGCTGCACCTTCAATTGGTGCGCCAGCGGCGCCTGCTCGAACACCTGGCCCACGTCGACGGCCTGACCGAGCTGGCCAACCGGCGCCGCTTCGACGACGTCTACGACCTCGAATGGCAGCGCGCCCGCCGCAGCGGCCGGCCGCTGTCGCTGGCCCTGCTCGACATCGACTCCTTTAAACAGTTCAACGATTTATATGGCCACCCGGCCGGCGACCGCGCCCTGCGTGCGGTTGCGCGCGTGGCCGGCACCCACATGCGGCGCCCGGCCGACCTGGCGGCGCGCTACGGCGGCGAAGAGCTGGTGCTCCTGATGCCGGAAACCGATGCCGTTCAGGCGCTGCAGATCGCGCAGGCCTTGCGCCAGGCAGTGGCCGAGCTGATGATCGCCCATGCCGGTTCCGCGGCGGCGTCCTGCATCACGGTCAGCATCGGCGGCGCCAGCCTCGACCCGGCCCAGGCGGAAAGCTCGGCAGCGCTGTTCGAGGCGGCGGATGTGCAGTTGTATCGGGCCAAGCAGGGCGGACGCAATCGGGTGATGTGGCGGGGCGCGCAAGAAGCGCTTACTGACGCGGGATAA